In the Aliarcobacter cryaerophilus genome, one interval contains:
- a CDS encoding 3-isopropylmalate dehydratase small subunit, which yields MSKITGKVWNFGANIDTDVIIAARYLNSSDPEHLAKYVMEDADPEFPKKLKKGDIIVAGENFGCGSSREHAPIALKAAGVAAVVAPSFARIFYRNAFNMGLPIFELPESLEIKEGEEISIDLDNGEITNNTTKKTYKFIPIPPFMQELISSGGLINYAKDEMGRGNK from the coding sequence ATGAGTAAAATCACAGGTAAAGTTTGGAATTTTGGTGCAAATATTGATACGGATGTTATTATAGCTGCAAGATATTTAAATAGTTCAGATCCAGAACATTTGGCAAAATATGTTATGGAAGATGCAGATCCTGAGTTTCCAAAGAAACTAAAAAAAGGTGATATTATAGTTGCTGGTGAAAATTTTGGATGTGGTTCTAGTAGAGAGCATGCACCAATTGCTCTAAAAGCTGCTGGTGTTGCTGCTGTTGTAGCTCCTTCTTTTGCTAGAATTTTTTACAGAAATGCTTTTAATATGGGACTTCCTATATTTGAACTTCCAGAATCTTTAGAGATAAAAGAGGGTGAAGAGATTAGCATTGATTTAGATAATGGAGAGATTACAAATAATACAACTAAAAAAACTTATAAATTTATACCAATTCCTCCATTTATGCAAGAGTTAATCTCAAGTGGTGGATTAATAAACTATGCAAAAGATGAAATGGGAAGAGGAAATAAATAA
- the rpmJ gene encoding 50S ribosomal protein L36 — MKVRASVKKMCDKCKVIKRRGIVRVICENKKHKQRQG, encoded by the coding sequence ATGAAAGTAAGAGCTTCAGTTAAAAAAATGTGTGATAAATGTAAAGTTATCAAAAGAAGAGGTATCGTAAGAGTAATCTGCGAAAACAAAAAACATAAACAAAGACAAGGATAA
- the ribA gene encoding GTP cyclohydrolase II: MNIIESNIANLPTKYGNFRIKAYKDGNQEHLAIMSLDFETLEAPFVRIHSECLTGDTLGSLKCDCQNQLDLSLKFIAKNGGLVIYHRQEGRNIGLVNKVNAYALQDKGRNTIEANIELGFKEDERDYRVVGYIFENLGIKKLKLITNNPAKLKYVESLGVEIVERIPAIIKANKYNELYLSTKKEKMGHLI; this comes from the coding sequence ATGAATATAATTGAATCAAATATAGCAAACCTTCCTACAAAATATGGAAATTTTAGAATAAAAGCATATAAAGATGGTAATCAAGAACATTTAGCAATAATGAGTTTAGATTTTGAAACTTTAGAAGCTCCATTTGTGAGAATTCACTCAGAGTGTCTAACTGGTGATACTTTGGGAAGTTTAAAGTGTGATTGCCAAAACCAACTAGATCTCTCTTTAAAATTTATTGCAAAAAATGGTGGATTAGTAATTTATCACAGACAAGAAGGCAGAAACATAGGTCTTGTAAATAAGGTAAATGCTTATGCACTGCAAGATAAAGGAAGAAACACAATAGAAGCAAATATAGAATTGGGTTTCAAAGAGGATGAGAGAGATTATAGAGTTGTTGGATATATTTTTGAAAATTTAGGAATAAAAAAATTAAAACTAATTACAAATAACCCAGCAAAATTAAAATATGTTGAGTCTTTAGGAGTTGAAATTGTTGAGAGAATTCCAGCAATTATAAAAGCAAATAAGTATAATGAACTATATTTATCTACAAAAAAAGAGAAGATGGGACATCTAATTTGA
- a CDS encoding HIT family protein: protein MQLFKNDLINIEIENSEIPWLKIFTNKNIKEFSQCDNETKQEIWKYLDIIEKKMIEYYNPDKINIASFGNYVPHVHFHIMARFKEDSFFPEPMWGKKQREANLDLPSFEIFIDKLKKYF, encoded by the coding sequence ATGCAACTATTTAAAAACGATTTAATAAATATAGAGATAGAAAATAGTGAAATTCCTTGGTTAAAGATTTTTACAAATAAAAATATTAAAGAGTTTTCACAATGCGATAATGAAACAAAACAAGAAATTTGGAAATATCTTGATATTATAGAGAAAAAAATGATTGAGTATTATAATCCAGACAAGATAAACATTGCATCTTTTGGAAACTATGTTCCTCATGTACATTTTCATATAATGGCAAGATTTAAAGAAGATAGCTTTTTTCCAGAACCAATGTGGGGCAAAAAGCAAAGAGAGGCAAACTTAGATTTACCCTCTTTTGAAATTTTTATAGATAAGTTAAAAAAATATTTTTAA
- the glyS gene encoding glycine--tRNA ligase subunit beta, whose protein sequence is MLKPLLIEIGVEELPAIPFLKELSNIEKKWSDILEKNSLLCNFELFYTPRRLVLWHREFQVKQEDSEVENIGAPRSIAFKDGVATPAAASFASKCGISVDEILFKDFGKGEVLYHKQKISGAFSKELLNNMVNEFVASLNFGKSMRWGSRSDSFIRPIRFFSIMMDNEIVEGELFGVKSSNLSYGHRMDSYEPFIFNDVGDYFCKLDKYGVVLYQDERREKILKQIKDIEIKHNVKIELDLELLDEVVAITEYPTALLGKFDEEFLELPAEVIVTSMKANQRYFAVYKNEKLTNNFVVISNALTNDFGYIISGNEKVLRPRLADAMFFYKNDIKNGLSNEGLKKLVFVEGLGTVYDKCEREAKIASYLAEILKIDKKDIELLQKAVMLSKADLMSEMVYEFTELQGLMGYYYSKIAKNDEKISLALKEQYLPSGENSELPSSIFSSIVAMSNKIDNLMALFSAGKIPTGSKDPFALRRAALGVVKIAIEHKLDIDFKAIFEDLKENYKNLDLKVLNEFFIERLYKIFDSVNPTVLKAVISSGERNIYKIYQKVEALNPFVESDNFKDYSATFKRVANIVKDIEINSSLNIEEILFEQDEERDLYNSFKKIKTSNFVTFDEELEALFSLKPQLDSFFEKVFVNHEDEKIKTNRKNLIAQVYLGFRNIADIKEITI, encoded by the coding sequence ATGCTTAAACCACTTTTAATAGAAATTGGAGTTGAAGAGTTACCAGCTATTCCATTTTTAAAGGAGTTATCAAATATAGAGAAAAAATGGAGTGATATTTTAGAAAAAAATAGTTTACTTTGTAATTTTGAGTTATTCTATACTCCAAGAAGATTGGTTTTATGGCATAGAGAGTTTCAAGTAAAACAAGAAGATAGTGAAGTTGAAAACATTGGTGCTCCAAGAAGTATAGCTTTTAAAGATGGTGTTGCAACACCTGCAGCTGCTAGTTTTGCATCAAAATGTGGAATTAGTGTAGATGAAATTTTATTTAAAGATTTTGGAAAAGGTGAAGTTTTATATCATAAACAAAAAATATCTGGAGCTTTTTCAAAAGAGCTTTTAAATAATATGGTAAATGAGTTTGTAGCAAGTTTAAATTTTGGAAAATCTATGAGATGGGGAAGTAGAAGTGATAGTTTTATAAGACCTATTAGATTTTTTTCGATAATGATGGATAATGAAATTGTAGAAGGTGAGCTTTTTGGAGTAAAATCTTCTAATTTATCTTATGGTCATAGAATGGATAGTTATGAACCATTTATTTTTAATGATGTAGGTGATTATTTTTGTAAGTTAGATAAATATGGGGTAGTTTTATATCAAGATGAAAGAAGAGAAAAAATCTTAAAACAAATAAAAGATATTGAAATAAAGCATAATGTTAAAATAGAATTGGACTTAGAGTTATTAGATGAAGTTGTCGCAATTACTGAGTATCCAACAGCACTTTTAGGAAAATTTGATGAGGAGTTTTTGGAACTTCCAGCAGAAGTAATTGTTACATCAATGAAAGCAAATCAGAGATATTTTGCAGTTTATAAAAATGAGAAACTTACAAACAATTTTGTAGTTATTTCAAATGCATTAACAAATGATTTTGGATATATAATCTCAGGAAATGAGAAGGTTTTAAGACCAAGATTAGCAGATGCAATGTTTTTTTATAAAAATGATATTAAAAATGGTTTATCAAATGAAGGACTTAAAAAACTTGTATTTGTTGAAGGTTTAGGAACAGTTTATGATAAATGTGAAAGAGAGGCAAAAATTGCTTCATATTTGGCAGAGATTTTAAAAATAGATAAAAAAGATATTGAACTATTGCAAAAAGCTGTAATGCTTTCAAAAGCTGATTTAATGAGCGAAATGGTTTATGAGTTTACAGAACTTCAAGGGCTTATGGGTTACTATTACTCTAAAATTGCAAAAAATGATGAAAAGATTAGTTTGGCACTAAAAGAGCAGTATCTTCCAAGTGGTGAGAATAGTGAACTTCCTAGTTCAATTTTCTCTTCAATAGTTGCTATGTCAAATAAAATTGATAATCTTATGGCACTTTTCAGTGCTGGAAAAATCCCAACAGGTTCAAAAGATCCATTTGCATTAAGAAGAGCAGCTTTAGGAGTTGTAAAAATTGCAATAGAACATAAATTGGATATAGATTTTAAAGCTATTTTTGAAGATTTAAAAGAAAATTATAAAAATCTTGATTTAAAAGTTTTAAATGAATTTTTTATAGAAAGACTTTATAAAATTTTTGATAGTGTAAATCCAACTGTTTTAAAAGCTGTAATAAGTAGTGGAGAGAGAAATATTTATAAAATTTATCAAAAAGTAGAAGCTTTAAATCCATTTGTTGAAAGTGATAATTTTAAAGATTATAGTGCTACATTTAAAAGAGTTGCAAATATTGTAAAAGATATTGAGATTAATAGTTCTTTAAATATTGAAGAAATACTATTTGAACAAGATGAAGAGAGAGATTTATATAATAGTTTCAAAAAAATAAAAACTTCAAACTTTGTAACTTTTGATGAGGAACTTGAAGCTCTATTTTCTTTAAAACCACAACTTGATAGCTTTTTTGAAAAAGTTTTTGTAAATCATGAAGATGAAAAAATTAAAACAAATAGAAAAAATCTTATTGCACAAGTTTATTTAGGATTTAGGAATATTGCAGATATTAAAGAGATAACAATTTAG
- the rsmG gene encoding 16S rRNA (guanine(527)-N(7))-methyltransferase RsmG, whose amino-acid sequence MSLKSLLEKNSLNFEDVFYKDCEVFVELLQKWGKVHNLSGRLSDYDIYENILDSLYPLNFIDEFNSFADIGTGAGYPGLILAIARKDVKSYLIEPRVKRVAFLNFVKASLGLNNLTILQKRAENVEGLEVDLITSRAVTNTNLLLNITSKIKKEDTSYLFYKGSMLEDEIETSKISNYKVVSRCERNYLYIKGKKC is encoded by the coding sequence TTGAGTTTAAAATCTTTACTTGAAAAAAATAGTTTAAACTTTGAAGATGTTTTTTACAAAGATTGTGAAGTTTTTGTTGAACTTTTGCAAAAGTGGGGAAAGGTTCATAATTTAAGCGGAAGATTGAGTGATTATGATATCTATGAAAATATTTTAGATTCACTTTATCCTCTTAACTTTATAGATGAATTTAATAGTTTTGCTGATATTGGAACAGGAGCTGGTTATCCTGGACTTATTTTGGCAATTGCAAGAAAAGATGTAAAATCGTATTTAATAGAACCAAGAGTAAAAAGAGTTGCTTTTTTAAACTTTGTGAAAGCCAGTTTGGGTTTGAATAATCTTACAATTTTACAAAAAAGAGCAGAAAATGTAGAAGGTTTAGAAGTTGATTTAATAACAAGTAGAGCAGTTACAAATACAAATTTACTTTTAAATATCACTTCTAAGATAAAAAAAGAGGATACATCTTATCTTTTTTATAAAGGAAGTATGCTAGAAGATGAGATTGAAACTTCTAAAATATCTAACTATAAAGTTGTTTCAAGATGTGAACGAAATTATTTATATATTAAAGGAAAAAAATGTTGA
- the leuB gene encoding 3-isopropylmalate dehydrogenase: protein MKNYNISIIKGDGIGPEIVDEAIKVLNAVAKKCDFTLSYKEYLMGGIAIDTTGVPLPDETVEGVLNSDACLFGAIGGAKWDTLPRDLRPETGLLNFREKMGVYANLRPAIVYDELLNASTLKPEVIKGCDIMVVRELIGGIYFGKPRENDGFKAFNTMVYTKPEIIRIGKTAFELAQKRDKRVCSVDKANVLEVSQLWRDTMNELSREYPDVELTHMYVDNAAMQLVRNPKQFDVIVTGNIFGDILSDTASMVVGSIGLLPSASTGDKTAIYEPIHGSAPDIAGLGIANPIATILSAAMMLKYTLNEQKASDMIEKAIKDALKDGYRTKDLAAFDAKEVLNCVTMGNKIVEYINK from the coding sequence ATGAAAAATTACAATATTTCAATAATCAAAGGTGATGGAATAGGTCCTGAAATAGTTGATGAGGCTATTAAAGTTTTAAATGCAGTTGCAAAAAAATGTGATTTTACACTTTCATATAAAGAGTATTTAATGGGTGGAATTGCAATTGATACAACAGGTGTTCCTCTTCCAGATGAAACTGTTGAAGGTGTTTTAAACTCTGATGCTTGTTTATTTGGTGCAATTGGTGGAGCAAAATGGGATACTCTTCCAAGAGATTTAAGACCAGAAACTGGACTTTTAAATTTTAGAGAAAAAATGGGTGTTTATGCAAATTTAAGGCCGGCTATTGTTTATGATGAACTTTTAAATGCTTCAACTTTAAAGCCTGAGGTTATTAAAGGTTGTGACATTATGGTTGTACGTGAGCTTATTGGTGGTATCTATTTTGGAAAACCAAGAGAGAATGATGGATTTAAAGCATTTAATACAATGGTTTATACAAAACCTGAGATTATAAGAATTGGAAAAACTGCTTTTGAACTTGCACAAAAAAGAGATAAAAGAGTTTGTTCTGTAGATAAAGCAAATGTTTTAGAAGTTTCTCAACTTTGGAGAGATACTATGAATGAACTTTCACGTGAGTATCCAGACGTTGAATTAACTCATATGTATGTTGATAATGCTGCAATGCAGTTAGTACGAAATCCAAAACAGTTTGATGTAATTGTAACTGGAAATATTTTTGGAGATATCTTAAGTGATACAGCTTCTATGGTAGTTGGTTCTATTGGACTTTTACCATCAGCTTCAACTGGAGATAAAACTGCAATTTATGAACCAATTCATGGTTCTGCTCCTGATATTGCAGGGCTAGGAATTGCAAATCCAATAGCAACAATTTTAAGTGCTGCTATGATGTTAAAATATACATTAAATGAGCAAAAAGCTAGTGATATGATAGAAAAAGCAATAAAAGATGCTTTAAAAGATGGATATAGAACAAAAGATTTAGCAGCTTTTGATGCAAAAGAGGTTTTAAATTGTGTTACTATGGGTAATAAAATAGTTGAGTATATAAATAAATAA
- the rpsM gene encoding 30S ribosomal protein S13: MARIAGVDLPNKKRMEYALTYIFGIGLHNSRLILNATGIDYNKRAFELTEDEAALIRKEIQENYLVEGDLRKKVAMDIKSLMDLGSYRGLRHRKGLPCRGQKTKTNARTRKGKKKTIGAASK, from the coding sequence ATGGCAAGAATCGCGGGTGTTGATTTACCAAATAAAAAAAGAATGGAGTATGCTTTAACATACATCTTTGGAATTGGATTACATAATTCAAGACTAATCTTAAATGCAACTGGAATTGATTACAATAAAAGAGCATTCGAATTAACAGAAGATGAAGCTGCTTTAATTAGAAAAGAGATTCAAGAAAACTACCTAGTAGAAGGGGATCTTAGAAAAAAAGTTGCTATGGATATTAAGTCTTTAATGGATTTAGGTTCATATAGAGGATTAAGACACAGAAAAGGTTTACCTTGTAGAGGGCAAAAGACTAAAACTAATGCAAGAACAAGAAAAGGTAAAAAGAAAACTATTGGTGCAGCAAGTAAATAA
- a CDS encoding PP0621 family protein yields MLIKVIAVVLAGFVVYLLFFKNKRVDGVKKNDKLISDEMVECPTCSTFVSSKEAIVSSGKFFCSKDCLNNKKA; encoded by the coding sequence ATGTTGATAAAAGTAATAGCTGTTGTTTTGGCTGGTTTTGTTGTATATTTGCTATTTTTTAAAAACAAAAGAGTTGATGGTGTTAAAAAAAATGATAAATTAATCTCTGATGAGATGGTAGAGTGTCCTACTTGTAGTACGTTTGTATCTTCTAAAGAGGCTATTGTAAGTAGTGGAAAGTTTTTTTGTTCAAAAGATTGTTTAAATAACAAAAAGGCTTAA
- a CDS encoding DHH family phosphoesterase: MSEKKYRLVTRSDMDGLVCGTLLKYLDIIDEITFVHPKDMQDGLIEITNNDITTNLPYVDGVYLAFDHHFSETLRNEKRDNHIINPNAPSAAQVVYDYYDGDEVFPGYFTSMMQGANKADSANFLYEDIVRPRAWTLLSFLMDSRTGLGRFRNFRISNYQLMMDLIDYCARHNIDQILELPDVKERVDLYFQYEDEFKEQLKKCTKVYNNLAIIDYRDEEIIYPGNRFMVYTLFPEQNISIHIFYAKDKDKVVFSTGKSITNKTSKTNIGELMLKYGGGGHENAGACQIYKEESEKVLKELIEKINQDG, encoded by the coding sequence ATGAGTGAAAAAAAGTACAGACTTGTAACACGAAGTGATATGGATGGACTTGTTTGTGGTACGTTGCTTAAATATCTTGATATTATAGATGAAATTACTTTTGTTCACCCAAAAGATATGCAAGATGGGTTGATTGAGATTACAAATAATGATATAACAACTAATCTTCCTTATGTAGATGGAGTTTATTTAGCATTTGATCATCACTTTAGTGAAACATTAAGAAATGAAAAAAGAGATAATCATATTATAAATCCTAATGCTCCTAGTGCTGCACAGGTTGTTTATGATTATTATGATGGAGATGAAGTTTTCCCTGGATATTTTACATCTATGATGCAAGGTGCAAATAAAGCTGATAGCGCAAATTTTTTATATGAAGATATTGTAAGACCAAGAGCTTGGACACTATTAAGCTTTTTAATGGATAGTAGAACTGGACTTGGAAGATTTAGAAATTTTAGAATATCAAACTATCAATTAATGATGGATTTAATAGACTATTGTGCTAGACATAATATTGATCAAATATTAGAACTACCTGATGTAAAAGAGAGAGTTGATTTATATTTTCAATATGAAGATGAATTTAAAGAACAGCTTAAAAAATGTACAAAAGTTTATAATAACTTAGCAATAATAGATTATAGAGATGAAGAGATTATATATCCTGGAAATAGATTTATGGTTTATACACTTTTCCCTGAACAAAATATATCTATTCATATCTTCTATGCAAAAGATAAAGATAAAGTAGTATTTAGTACTGGAAAATCTATTACAAATAAAACTTCTAAAACAAATATTGGTGAACTAATGCTTAAATATGGTGGTGGTGGGCATGAAAATGCTGGTGCTTGTCAAATTTATAAAGAAGAATCAGAAAAAGTTCTAAAAGAGTTAATAGAAAAAATCAACCAAGATGGTTGA
- the rpoD gene encoding RNA polymerase sigma factor RpoD → MSTKDINKTIEQLIKEYKDSILTYEKIIKIFPKAPTGATIKKILALVQLYNVKVISSQEQAKLLNDEEAKKRKEQREKLIEAEDDEFDLLKNKELLEWSRSDSPVRMYLREMGQIPLLTKDEEIEISKRIEMGEDIILDAICYVPYLIDFILEYKEPLVNRERKVKELFKNFDDDTEEEEEEEEEIEDYEDDLSADVEDDEKKLSGAKQKKLDKRAQTIIEAFKNLEKQKKEWLKFQAKEVPKSDDEVDVMTFDLAVAFKKRLLKDALLDLGPTSKLITEIVKAMETSLKSDVGFDSELKRLEYKLPLFNETLQKNHQKILDNIINLSKAQITAMVPEATMVSTYMEIKKLFQTAEASKDGFDLTPEELKAVLEQIKRGKKITDTSKDRMAKSNLRLVVSIAKRYTNRGLAFLDLIQEGNIGLMKAVDKFEYKKGYKFSTYATWWIRQAISRAIADQARTIRIPIHMIETINRINKIIRKGIQENGKEPDVEEIAKEVGLPVDKVKQVIKITKEPVSLEAPIGSDDDGKFGDFVPDEKAPTPIDNIMKEDLQGQIDQILGQLNEREQAVIRMRFGLMDDASDRTLEEIGKELSVTRERVRQIESSAIKKLKHPKVGKNLKNYVES, encoded by the coding sequence ATGAGTACTAAAGATATAAATAAAACTATCGAGCAGTTAATCAAAGAGTATAAAGACTCAATATTAACTTATGAGAAAATTATAAAAATTTTTCCAAAAGCTCCAACAGGTGCAACAATTAAAAAAATTCTTGCTCTTGTTCAGCTATATAATGTAAAAGTTATAAGTTCTCAAGAACAAGCAAAACTTCTAAATGATGAAGAGGCTAAAAAAAGAAAAGAGCAAAGAGAAAAACTAATCGAAGCAGAAGATGATGAGTTTGATTTACTAAAAAACAAAGAGCTTTTAGAGTGGTCAAGATCTGATTCCCCTGTAAGAATGTATTTAAGAGAGATGGGACAAATACCACTTTTAACAAAAGATGAAGAGATTGAAATATCAAAAAGAATCGAGATGGGTGAGGATATTATTCTTGATGCTATTTGTTATGTTCCTTATCTAATAGACTTTATTTTAGAATATAAAGAACCTCTTGTAAATAGAGAGCGAAAAGTAAAAGAGCTATTCAAAAACTTCGATGATGATACTGAGGAAGAAGAGGAAGAAGAGGAAGAAATTGAAGATTATGAAGATGATTTATCTGCTGATGTAGAAGATGATGAGAAAAAATTATCTGGTGCAAAACAAAAGAAACTAGATAAAAGAGCTCAAACAATTATAGAAGCTTTTAAAAATCTTGAAAAACAGAAAAAAGAGTGGCTAAAATTTCAAGCAAAAGAAGTACCTAAATCTGATGATGAAGTAGATGTTATGACTTTTGATTTAGCAGTTGCATTTAAAAAGAGATTATTAAAAGATGCTTTACTTGATTTAGGACCTACTTCAAAATTAATAACTGAAATAGTAAAAGCAATGGAAACATCTTTAAAATCTGATGTTGGTTTTGATAGTGAATTAAAAAGATTAGAGTACAAACTACCACTTTTTAATGAAACATTACAAAAAAATCACCAAAAGATTCTAGATAATATAATAAATTTATCAAAAGCTCAAATTACTGCTATGGTTCCTGAAGCTACAATGGTTTCAACATATATGGAGATAAAAAAACTTTTCCAAACAGCAGAAGCTAGTAAAGATGGTTTTGATTTAACACCTGAAGAGCTAAAAGCTGTTTTAGAGCAGATTAAAAGAGGTAAAAAAATCACTGATACTTCAAAAGATAGAATGGCAAAATCAAACCTTAGACTTGTTGTATCTATTGCAAAAAGATATACAAATAGAGGATTAGCTTTCTTGGATTTAATTCAAGAAGGAAACATTGGTCTTATGAAAGCAGTTGATAAGTTTGAATATAAAAAAGGTTATAAATTCTCTACTTATGCTACATGGTGGATTAGACAAGCAATCTCTAGAGCAATTGCAGATCAAGCAAGAACTATTAGAATTCCTATTCATATGATTGAAACTATTAATAGAATCAATAAAATTATTAGAAAAGGTATTCAAGAAAATGGTAAAGAGCCAGATGTTGAAGAGATTGCAAAAGAGGTTGGATTACCTGTTGATAAAGTAAAACAAGTTATAAAAATCACAAAAGAGCCTGTATCTTTAGAAGCTCCAATAGGAAGTGATGATGATGGTAAATTTGGAGATTTTGTACCAGATGAAAAAGCTCCGACTCCAATTGATAACATTATGAAAGAGGATTTACAAGGTCAAATTGACCAAATTCTTGGACAATTAAACGAAAGAGAACAAGCAGTTATAAGAATGAGATTTGGTCTTATGGATGATGCTAGTGATAGAACTCTTGAAGAGATTGGAAAAGAACTTTCTGTTACAAGAGAGAGAGTTAGACAGATTGAATCAAGTGCTATTAAAAAATTAAAACACCCAAAAGTTGGTAAAAATCTTAAAAATTATGTAGAGAGTTAA
- the rpsK gene encoding 30S ribosomal protein S11 has translation MAKRKVTRKKIVRKNIADGIVHIAASFNNTMVTVTDNMGNAIAWSSAGNLGFKGSKKSTPFAAQAAVEDAMAKAMEHGIKNVGIKIQGPGSGRDTAVKSVGAISGIRVTWLKDVTPLAHNGCRPPKRRRV, from the coding sequence ATGGCAAAAAGAAAAGTTACTAGAAAAAAAATTGTAAGAAAAAATATTGCTGACGGTATCGTTCATATAGCTGCAAGTTTTAACAATACAATGGTTACAGTTACAGATAACATGGGAAATGCAATAGCATGGTCAAGTGCTGGAAACTTAGGGTTCAAGGGTTCTAAAAAATCAACTCCATTTGCTGCTCAAGCTGCAGTTGAAGATGCTATGGCAAAAGCAATGGAACATGGAATTAAAAATGTAGGAATTAAAATTCAAGGTCCTGGTTCTGGAAGAGATACTGCTGTTAAATCAGTTGGAGCTATCAGTGGAATTAGAGTTACTTGGTTAAAAGATGTTACACCATTAGCGCATAATGGTTGTAGACCTCCTAAAAGAAGAAGAGTGTAA
- the rpsD gene encoding 30S ribosomal protein S4: MARYRGPVEKIERRLEADLGLKGERRLSGKSALEKRPFAPGQHGQRRTKISEYGLQLREKQKVKFMYGISEKQFSNYFKEAVRREGNTGSILITLIEQRLDNVVYRMGFATTRAFARQITTHGHILVDGKKVDIPSYIVKPGQKIEIREKSKNNPQIKRAIELTNQTGMVDWVNVDKDKVFGIFTRIPAREEIVIPVEERLIVELYSK; the protein is encoded by the coding sequence ATGGCAAGATATAGAGGACCAGTAGAAAAAATCGAAAGAAGACTTGAAGCAGACCTTGGTTTAAAAGGTGAGAGAAGACTTTCAGGTAAAAGTGCTTTAGAAAAAAGACCATTTGCTCCTGGACAACATGGACAAAGAAGAACTAAGATTTCTGAGTATGGATTACAATTAAGAGAAAAACAAAAAGTTAAATTTATGTATGGTATTTCTGAAAAACAATTCAGTAACTATTTCAAAGAAGCAGTTAGAAGAGAAGGAAATACAGGATCAATTTTAATTACTCTAATTGAGCAAAGATTAGATAATGTTGTTTACAGAATGGGATTTGCTACAACTAGAGCATTTGCTAGACAAATAACAACTCACGGACATATCTTAGTAGATGGTAAAAAAGTTGATATTCCATCATACATAGTAAAACCTGGACAAAAAATTGAGATTAGAGAAAAATCTAAAAATAATCCACAAATTAAAAGAGCTATCGAGCTTACAAATCAAACAGGAATGGTTGATTGGGTAAATGTGGATAAAGATAAAGTATTTGGAATTTTCACAAGAATACCTGCTAGAGAAGAGATAGTTATTCCAGTTGAAGAGAGATTAATTGTTGAGTTATACTCTAAATAA